Proteins found in one Aethina tumida isolate Nest 87 chromosome 1, icAetTumi1.1, whole genome shotgun sequence genomic segment:
- the LOC109600700 gene encoding bromodomain adjacent to zinc finger domain protein 2B isoform X8, with translation MDKENGKSNESSSGSTKASNTQDPSSLLDAASLFAYWPRGDAANAANAANLFAAAGGGFGLPPHPSLPFGMLPPSGGGGRGGSMSSLSASSSAAAAAYNNAYTNTLSVAASQAASLGIPAASAAWWSMASHLAAQDYLARLQASGMNFPSLGNPSDLQYSSLGLPSLSSHHKSSKNSKSSSLSRSQGHSKDKLASMSKVDSRIEQSLKATSVQNSKSGGSGSQKYSNSGLSIQPSMKLPSSNASGDRKQSSKNSDLSYMKHLDKPKSSSASSGVKVSSQPAPSIFTSPLTLASNSDKNSPNSNSTQNSVNSSSIASLPSSILSDPNSILGGVRLPPDTEIIKYTSSIVGPKIPGTTNRGRKKTISLDPPVDQDGLTPPSTPSGDRVEVIKLPATNGSPSSMFNSSGGSDATGGDYPLNLSLKPSTAVSTASGSSSLNSLSNMSANIGVDRISRRKPGPKPRRVVPSGSQLPPAAPSASLAQLFAQADSPRPPSRNEGSDGGSSTSSTCAGGSASTMTSMSANHKEGRPRNLGRGVSKPKKNTVASLLAQSRALGIKPGPMLDPNASMNQQMNVLKSNILAAQQYISEAGGDEKALNKFLQEKFRGTLSDSSTVDASTDSDNLTDSNHTDSEMESEVAAKKQKQYDERLLRVPLELGWKRETVIRGLTKNGGIKGDVTYVAPDSSNKFKQMSDITQYLEYQKNGELSRDNFTFSCRVILGDYLQPVPPEMATDGSEFIHLSEEDVNRRLEELKMAMRTSLPVEQRIEMARKQQAARAAARLDREQARLAKEIERTERQEAARRDREARSQQMLEERELKRQQAAILKEQMYIQEISKQREILYTVELERERRRQHMALVKALENRRKLEERERKKQQLLAEKQANKEKKKEQRKIELEILNEIRKPCEDLELDQKPLPEFDRIPNMKMPGKAFADILMVFEFLHNFGETLGFDMESLPTLDSLQQALLPHDNSLDAEEELFSVMTHLLVCAIEDPGIPNPARHTTILGQSLRQADITHQNLSEILRIYLYANATGEVKALTGVHFERDREKRIADHHQNDNEMQQTQVGKNSQYYELLHENPTYKMSDMLKDKPFMALSATDKAAILAFICNELLQNKAVIRQIEVSLETVVQQRKEKWLLDTKIRKLKMLHSRKVRSEAMEKAQKADGEEGVDSPSLHKDDLLDEDENDMSENESVGTQPEEVILEEDNKLSGEELGKKLEKFVKSSESQLHALNVATHQLRATCYGQDRYWRRYWSMPKAGGIFVEAIESADYAEFENQFKSDSDIAPVPIHSLSDVNNIVDSVEKINDTEVDQEVSNIVAANGDGLQSSDVKMTDDNENEHRKTPNRLNTLGNGELPDNGEKNLVQLQKSVDDIVQNLERNIDLEKQKESQDNNLNNHVEVKTDAMDNEPIGSKKFNLFERLGQCMERENKTEEDLKADVKAEVKEELKNEILNELKSEIKTELKTEVKQEVEEEKIDPEHKWFSIVHKDGSTCEGVQLTAGNKWENGVGACTRDNITELKIPVFPPPGSNSSATYNSCDSPAPLQMTPEESVQLELIKKHGMPASCTRMPVPKDKRYGWWRITEVDQLREVLDNLHMRGVRERELKRNFVNIMQTMYENQGRLHIEEGSKELSEFIAEQMDDVDYVEDAPRPDPPGSWNQSIAHRVDLFLLEQVEALEDKVASASMQVKGWKLPSRDLPEIAFGEVVKLVKERLSSLEQNIERRYLKPPLGVNTGDPNLAALAHEAASGSGGGSSGGGNCGSGSSLQSGSSASSSSGGGGGNAPASEDIPKGLMVWREAVNRSQTSAQLAMCLYSLEASIAWDKSIMKAVSLPNVVFNKQKARKYNSKLSNCQFCHSGDNEDKLLLCDSCDRGYHTYCFKPKMENIPDGDWYCHECMNKATGDRNCIVCGKKVSQSGTKLILCELCPRAYHTDCIQPTLNKVPRGKWYCNNCISKKPQKKTVKKNHKISRESESSEHPPSSPAPSHSSVTTNEDQSLTLNSGGAPPNDTPSASACSSNSAAACATPNVSGSPTSSTTGALQPQGASSASKKDQHRANKKLMKELAPCRAILEDLECHDDAWPFLLPVNTKQFPTYKKIIKIPMDLSTIKKRLQDMQYKSREEFCADVRQIFNNCETFNEDDSPVGKAGHCMRQFFEARWNELCINHS, from the exons gtGCAGCCTGGTGGTCCATGGCATCTCATCTGGCCGCACAAGATTACCTCGCTCGTTTGCAAGCCTCTGGCATGAACTTTCCCTCACTAGGTAATCCAAGTGATTTACAATACTCATCTCTGGGCCTCCCATCATTGTCCTCCCATCACAAATCATCGAAAAATTCGAAGAGTTCTTCACTGTCCAGATCGCAGGGACACTCAAAGGACAAACTGGCATCTATGTCAAAGGTGGATAGCAGGATCGAACAATCACTGAAAGCCACTTCAGTGCAAAACAGTAAATCTGGAGGCTCTGGAAGTCAAAAATACTCAAACTCTGGGTTGTCCATACAACCCAGCATGAAGTTACCTAGCAGCAATGCCAGTGGTGATAGGAAACAGTCATCGAAAAACAGTGATCTGAGTTATATGAAGCATTTAGACAAGCCGAAAAGTTCTAGTGCCTCATCTGGAGTTAAAGTTTCTTCTCAGCCTGCACCCAGCATATTTACAAGTCCATTAACTTTGGCCAGTAATTCAGACAAGAATAGTCCTAATTCAAATAGTACTCAAAATTCTGTGAATAGTAGTAGTATTGCCAGTTTACCTTCTAGTATATTAAG TGATCCAAATTCCATATTGGGTGGCGTTAGATTACCGCCCGACACGGAAATAATCAAATACACATCATCCATTGTGGGTCCTAAGATTCCAGGTACAACGAACCGTGGCAGAAAGAAGACGATTTCTTTGGATCCTCCAGTG GATCAAGATGGGCTCACACCGCCTTCGACACCGTCAGGTGACCGTGTGGAAGTTATCAAATTGCCGGCCACAAATGGCAGTCCATCCTCAATGTTCAACAGTTCGGGGGGATCGGACGCTACGGGCGGCGACTATCCACTTAATCTGTCATTGAAGCCGAGTACGGCCGTCTCCACCGCCAGCGGCAGTTCCTCTTTGAACTCGCTTAGCAATATGTCAGCCAATATCGGTGTCGATCGTATAT cTCGACGAAAACCTGGTCCCAAGCCACGCCGCGTCGTACCATCGGGCAGTCAGTTACCCCCGGCCGCTCCTAGCGCCTCTTTGGCCCAACTATTTGCCCAGGCCGACTCCCCTCGTCCGCCCAGTCGTAACGAAGGCTCGGACGGCGGCAGCTCCACATCCTCCACCTGTGCCGGCGGCAGTGCCTCAACCATGACGTCAATGTCCGCCAATCACAAAGAAGGTAGACCTAGAAATTTGGGCAGAGGCGTGAGCAAACCGAAGAAAAACACCGTGGCATCGTTGCTGGCTCAGAGCAGGGCGTTGGGTATTAAGCCGGGTCCGATGTTGGATCCTAACGCGTCCATGAACCAGCAGATGAACGTTCTGAAATCGAACATACTGGCTGCGCAGCAATACATTTCCGAAGCCGGTGGCGACGAGAAAGCCTTAAATAAATTCCTTCAGGAAAAGTTCAGAGGCACTTTAAGTGATTCTAGCACCGTAGACGCTTCCACCGACTCCGATAACTTGACCGATTCCAATCATACTGATTCCGAAATGGAATCCGAAGTGGCTGCCAAAAAGCAAAAACAGTACGATGAAAGGTTACTGCGAGTGCCGCTAGAGTTAG GTTGGAAACGAGAAACCGTCATCAGAGGTTTGACGAAGAACGGCGGAATTAAAGGCGACGTGACTTATGTAGCCCCTGATTCTTCCAACAAGTTCAAACAGATGTCTGACATCACCCAGTACTTGGAGTACCAAAAGAACGGTGAATTGTCGCGTGACAATTTCACGTTTAGCTGTCGAGTAATTTTGGGTGATTATTTACAACCTGTACCGCCTGAAATGGCAACGGATGGAAGTGAATTTATCCATCTTTCTGAAGAAGATGTTAATAGAAG gtTGGAAGAACTAAAGATGGCTATGCGTACAAGTCTGCCAGTCGAACAACGAATTGAAATGGCTAGAAAACAACAAGCAGCCAGAGCTGCGGCGAGGTTGGACCGGGAACAAGCCCGTTTGGCTAAGGAAATTGAAAGAACTGAACGACAAGAGGCCGCACGCAGAGACAGGGAAGCAAGATCCCAACAAATGCTCGAG gAGAGAGAACTCAAAAGACAACAGGCAGCCATACTAAAAGAACAA ATGTACATACAGGAGATCAGTAAACAACGAGAAATACTCTACACTGTTGAGTTG GAAAGAGAACGCCGCCGCCAACATATGGCCCTAGTGAAGGCACTTGAAAACAGAAGAAAATTGGAAGAAAGGGAACGCAAAAAGCAACAGCTTTTGGCCGAGAAGCAGGCCaacaaagaaaagaaaaaggaacaaagaaaaattgaattggaAATTCTTAACGAAATTCGTAAACCATGCGAGGACTTGGAACTGGATCAAAAACCTTTGCCAGAATTCGATAGAATTCCGAATATGAAAATGCCAGGCAAAGCGTTCGCCGACATCCTTATGGTGTTCGAATTTTTGCATAACTTTGGCGAGACTTTAGGATTTGATATGGAATCTTTGCCAACTCTCGATTCGTTGCAACAAGCCTTATTGCCACATGACAACTCGTTGGATGCAGAAGAAGAACTCTTCTCAGTAATGACCCATCTGTTGGTTTGTGCTATCGAAGATCCTGGTATTCCTAATCCCGCAAGGCACACCACGATCTTGGGCCAAAGCTTACGACAGGCTGACATAACGCATCAAAATTTGTCGGAAATTCTCAGAATTTACCTGTACGCTAACGCAACCGGTGAAGTGAAGGCCCTTACAGGTGTCCATTTTGAGAGAGATCGCGAAAAAAGAATAGCTGACCATCATCAAAACGACAACGAAATGCAGCAGACTCAAGTGGGAAAGAATTCTCAATATTATGAACTGTTGCACGAGAATCCAACATATAAAATGTCAGATATGCTCAAAGACAAACCATTCATGGCATTGTCGGCCACTGACAAAGCTGCCATATTAGCTTTTATTTGTAACGAGTTGCTTCAGAATAAAGCAGTTATTAGACAAATTGAAGTGTCTCTTGAAACTGTAGTACAACAAAGAAAAGAGAAGTGGCTTCTGGACACTAAAATTAGAAA GTTGAAGATGTTGCACAGTCGTAAGGTCAGGTCGGAAGCTATGGAAAAAGCACAAAAGGCAGATGGAGAAGAGGGCGTAGATTCTCCTTCATTGCATAAAGATGATCTCCTAGATGAAGATGAGAACGACATGAGCGAAAATGAAAGTGTTGGTACACAGCCTGAAGAGGTAATCTTG gaGGAGGATAACAAATTGTCTGGTGAGGAGCTTGGAAAGAAGCTGGAGAAGTTCGTCAAGAGTTCTGAATCCCAGTTGCACGCACTAAATGTCGCAACACATCAGTTACGGGCCACATGTTATGGTCAAGATCGCTATTGGCGCCGGTACTGGTCAATGCCCAAAGCGGGTGGGATATTTGTAGAAGCGATTGAGTCTGCCGACTATGCCGAATtcgaaaatcaatttaaatctgACAGTGATATTGCTCCAGTTCCAATTCATAGCTTGAGTGATGTTAATAATATCGTTGACAGTGTTGAAAAAATCAATGACACTGAAGTAGATCAAGAGGTAAGTAACATCGTGGCAGCCAATGGCGACGGACTTCAATCGTCCGATGTTAAAATGACCGATGACAACGAGAACGAGCACAGAAAAACACCTAACCGATTAAACACTCTTGGAAATGGTGAGTTGCCGGACAATGGCGAAAAGAATTTGGTACAACTGCAGAAAAGCGTGGATGACATTGTACAAAACCTCGAACGTAATATCGATCTGGAAAAACAGAAGGAATCTCAAgacaataatttgaataaccaTGTCGAGGTGAAAACCGACGCCATGGACAACGAACCGATTGGAAGTAAGAAGTTTAATCTCTTCGAACGATTGGGTCAGTGTATGGAGCGTGAGAACAAAACCGAAGAAGATCTGAAAGCCGACGTCAAAGCCGAAGTCAAAGAGGAGctgaaaaatgaaattcttaACGAACTCAAATcagaaattaaaactgaattaaaaacAGAAGTTAAGCAGGAAGTTGAGGAGGAAAAGATTGATCCTGAACATAAGTGGTTCAGTATTGTGCACAAAGACGGATCCACTTGTGAAGGTGTTCAATTAACTGCCGGAAACAAATGGGAAAACGGTGTTGGAGCATGCACTAGAGACAACATAACGGAATTAAAGATACCCGTCTTCCCGCCACCTGGCTCTAACTCGTCAGCAACCTACAACTCGTGTGATAGTCCAGCACCTTTACAG ATGACCCCTGAGGAAAGCGTTCAACTTGAGCTCATAAAGAAGCATGGTATGCCAGCATCATGTACACGGATGCCCGTCCCGAAGGACAAGAGATATGGCTGGTGGCGCATCACCGAAGTCGATCAGCTCAGGGAAGTGTTGGACAACTTGCATATGAGAGGCGTTCGTGAACGTGAACTTAAGCGAAACTTCGTCAACATCATGCAAACTATGTATGAAAATCAAGGACGTTTGCATATTGAAGAAGGCTCCAAAGAACTGAGCGAGTTCATTGCAGAACAAATGGACGATGTCGACTATGTTGAAGATGCTCCACGTCCGGATCCTCCAGGTTCTTGGAACCAATCGATTGCTCATCGTGTGGATCTCTTCCTTTTGGAACAG GTTGAAGCACTTGAGGATAAAGTCGCTAGTGCCAGCATGCAAGTAAAAGGGTGGAAATTGCCTAGTAGAGATCTTCCCGAGATTGCATTCGGTGAGGTAGTTAAACTTGTAAAGGAGAGACTGAGCTCTCTAGAACAGAACATTGAAAGGCGTTATTTAAAACCTCCATTGGGAGTaaa CACTGGCGACCCGAACCTTGCCGCCCTAGCGCACGAAGCCGCCTCCGGAAGTGGTGGCGGTTCGTCAGGGGGTGGAAACTGTGGTTCCGGGAGCTCTCTTCAGTCCGGCTCTTCGGCTTCGAGCTCCTCTGGCGGCGGTGGCGGCAACGCGCCTGCCTCAGAAGACATTCCCAAGGGACTGATGGTGTGGCGCGAGGCTGTTAATCGCTCTCAGACATCGGCACAGTTGGCCATGTGCTTGTATTCTCTCGAGGCATCGATAGCTTGGGATAAGAGCATCATGAAAGCTGTGAGCCTCCCCAATGTTGTCTTTAATAAACAGAAAGCCCGCAAATATAACAGCAAGCTGAGT AACTGCCAATTTTGTCATAGTGGTGATAATGAAGATAAACTTCTTCTTTGTGATAGTTGCGATAGAGGATATCATACGTACTGTTTCAAACCAAAAATGGAAAACATTCCTGATGGAGACTG GTATTGTCACGAGTGCATGAACAAAGCAACTGGCGATAGAAATTGTATAGTCTGCGGAAAGAAAGTGTCCCAGTCAGGCACAAAATTGATCTTGTGTGAACTATGCCCGCGGGCCTACCACACTGACTGCATTCAGCCAACACTCAACAAAGTTCCCCGTGGCAAATGGTACTGCAACAACTGCATATCGAAAAAACCACAGAAGAAAACAGTGaagaaaaatcataaaatcagCAGGGAGAGTGAGTCCTCGGAACACCCTCCATCTAG TCCGGCTCCTTCTCACAGCTCGGTCACAACGAATGAGGACCAGTCACTGACCTTAAATAGCGGAGGGGCACCACCAAACGACACACCATCGGCTTCCGCATGCTCATCAAATAGTGCCGCTGCTTGTGCGACTCCCAATGTCAGTGGTTCACCTACTTCTTCCACAACTGGTGCACTACAACCTCAAGGCGCAAGCTCTGCATCAAAGAAGGATCAGCATCGCGCAAACAAGAAGCTAATGAAGGAACTAGCACCTTGCCGCGCAATTTTGGAAGACTTGGAGTGCCATGACGACGCATGGCCGTTCCTCCTGCCCGTAAACACCAAACAGTTTCCCAcctataagaaaattattaagatcCCAATGGATCTGTCCACCATCAAGAAACGTCTCCAAGATATGCA atacAAATCCAGAGAAGAGTTTTGCGCAGATGTGaggcaaatatttaataattgcgaAACTTTCAACGAAGACGACAGTCCAGTTGGAAAGGCTGGCCACTGCATGAGGCAATTCTTTGAGGCACGCTGGAATGAACTATGCATTAATCATAGTTGA